One region of Citrus sinensis cultivar Valencia sweet orange chromosome 6, DVS_A1.0, whole genome shotgun sequence genomic DNA includes:
- the LOC102615243 gene encoding pentatricopeptide repeat-containing protein At5g39980, chloroplastic, whose product MCTFSLSATSVQVETLSSSTSFLLPLLSLNKSQFYRSTKPRIPISFVTASSSSSSPSKSKDTWRRTPDKTTKYYRHPNKKAPVHLDHSVDMNELLKSISETQNEHELFALLSPYKDRQLSIRFMVSLLTREQNYQRSVAILDWINEEARYSPSVFAYNVVLRNVLRAKQWELAHGLFDEMRQRGIAPDRYTYSTLITCFGKEGMFDSAISWLQQMEQDRVSGDLVLYSNLIELARKLSDYSKAISIFSRLKSSGIVPDLVAYNTMINVFGKAKLFKEARLLIEEMREQGVKPDTVSYSTLLNLYVENHKFVEALSVFAEMNEVNCPLDLTTCNIMIDVYGQLDMAKDADRLFWSMRKMGIDPSVVSYNTLLRVYGEAELFGEAIHLFRLMQRKEIEQNVVTYNTMIKIYGKSLEHEKATNLMQEMQNRGIEPNAITYSTIIAIWGKAGKLDRAAMLFQKLRSSGVEIDPVLYQTMIVAYERVGLVAHAKRLLHELRQPNTIPRETAITILARAGRIEEATWVFRQAFDAGEVKDISVFGCMIELFSRNKKYANVIEVFEKMRSAGYFPDSHIIALVLNSYGKLREFETADDLYSEMQEEGCVFSDQVHFQMLSLYGARKDFNMLESLFERLDSDSNINKKELHHVVAGIYERANRLNDASRIMNRMNKRRTFNSSLV is encoded by the coding sequence ATGTGTACGTTCTCCTTATCAGCAACTTCCGTACAGGTAGAGACACTATCATCTTCTACTTCATTTTTACTTCCACTACTTTCTCTTAACAAATCCCAATTTTACCGCTCAACAAAACCCAGAATCCCAATTTCCTTCGTtactgcttcttcttcttcttcatctccTTCAAAATCCAAAGACACATGGAGAAGAACGCCAGACAAAACGACGAAGTATTACAGACACCCAAACAAGAAAGCCCCAGTTCACTTAGACCACAGTGTAGACATGAACGAGCTTTTGAAGTCGATAAGCGAAACCCAGAATGAACACGAACTGTTTGCTTTATTGTCACCTTATAAAGACAGGCAACTTTCGATTCGTTTCATGGTTTCATTGCTCACGCGTGAACAAAATTATCAGAGATCAGTGGCAATTCTCGATTGGATCAATGAAGAGGCTAGGTATTCGCCTTCAGTGTTTGCGTACAATGTGGTCTTACGCAATGTACTGAGGGCGAAACAGTGGGAGCTCGCCCACGGCCTGTTTGATGAAATGCGTCAGAGAGGGATTGCGCCTGATAGGTATACTTATTCGACGCTTATAACGTGTTTTGGTAAAGAGGGCATGTTTGATTCTGCAATTTCTTGGCTACAGCAAATGGAGCAAGACCGTGTTTCGGGTGATCTTGTGTTGTATAGTAATTTGATTGAGCTTGCCAGGAAGTTGAGTGATTATTCTAAGGCAATTTCAATCTTTTCGAGGTTGAAGAGTTCGGGCATTGTGCCTGATCTTGTTGCTTATAATACTATGATCAATGTCTTTGGCAAAGCCAAGCTGTTTAAAGAGGCTAGGTTGCTTATTGAAGAAATGAGGGAACAGGGCGTTAAGCCAGATACAGTAAGTTATTCGACGCTTTTGAATCTTTATGTTGAGAATCATAAATTTGTTGAGGCGCTCTCTGTGTTTGCTGAGATGAATGAAGTGAATTGCCCGCTTGATCTCACTACTTGTAATATAATGATTGATGTTTATGGTCAGTTAGATATGGCTAAGGACGCAGATAGGTTGTTTTGGAGCATGAGGAAGATGGGAATTGATCCTAGTGTTGTTAGTTATAATACCCTTTTGAGGGTTTACGGAGAGGCCGAGCTTTTTGGGGAGGCTATTCATTTGTTTAGATTAATGCAAAGGAAGGAAATTGAGCAGAATGTGGTTACGTATAACACAATGATTAAAATCTATGGGAAGTCTCTTGAGCATGAAAAGGCTACTAATCTCATGCAAGAGATGCAGAATAGAGGGATTGAACCGAATGCCATTACGTACTCCACAATAATTGCTATATGGGGGAAGGCAGGCAAATTGGATAGGGCTGCAATGTTATTTCAGAAGTTGAGGAGCTCTGGGGTTGAAATTGATCCGGTGCTTTATCAGACCATGATTGTTGCTTATGAGAGAGTAGGCTTGGTTGCTCATGCTAAGCGTTTGCTTCATGAGCTTAGGCAGCCAAATACTATCCCTAGGGAAACTGCAATAACAATCCTTGCTAGAGCTGGTAGGATAGAAGAGGCTACATGGGTTTTTCGTCAGGCTTTTGATGCTGGGGAGGTAAAGGATATATCAGTTTTTGGGTGCATGATTGAGCTTTTTTCCAGGAACAAGAAGTATGCTAATGTTATTGAGGTGTTTGAGAAGATGAGAAGTGCTGGGTACTTTCCTGATTCTCATATAATTGCTCTTGTCCTGAATTCTTATGGTAAGCTGCGAGAATTTGAGACGGCGGATGATTTGTATTCAGAGATGCAGGAAGAAGGGTGCGTTTTTTCAGATCAAGTTCATTTCCAGATGCTGAGTCTATATGGTGCAAGGAAGGACTTCAACATGTTAGAGTCGCTCTTTGAGAGACTGGACTCTGATTCAAACATTAACAAAAAGGAGTTGCATCATGTCGTTGCTGGTATTTATGAAAGAGCAAACAGATTAAACGATGCATCGCGAATCATGAATAGGATGAACAAAAGAAGAACTTTTAACTCATCACTGGTTTAA